Proteins found in one Thermoplasmata archaeon genomic segment:
- a CDS encoding MFS transporter, whose protein sequence is MSMTVEARNRAIGMWGLAICMLCIAAGWMFMRFGISWSVADLPESDNVVRLIPAYIISEVAVIPLGAKLADRWGVKRVLLVGPIIFILGSILSIVSVNVEMLIAFRFLQGIGGGIVLGLGFTAVGRYYGPDERGKCHELMTAAFAIGSLFASAAGYFLTDNFNWRAGFILLAVLMLIGTLMAWRLLPEDNGSETPLDKINLLLVTILFGLAAYYTQSVDVDYNLLSIPSYVMIAAIIAVLIITLWHSKRSENPAIPVGISSFEKKLIVLMFLFSVCGLGLIQYYFKLYLTYFNFDIYEASFNFVLLILGAGIPSLLGCRMVTKTGVKPWVTTGAIFVAIALVITHFFASESEFWFGFSLFMFGFGLGMIVTEIIISLQRVIPKKDMGQHTGNLMAVRMIGIIAGNAVVGSYINSVIRENYVPGIIDISTADQVLTEIAKHMSDNITYMADSLNDGFMFVVLIMAAISVILAVVAYSLKKYDLENRSEE, encoded by the coding sequence ATGAGCATGACCGTCGAAGCAAGGAACCGCGCAATCGGAATGTGGGGTCTGGCGATATGCATGCTCTGCATAGCTGCCGGATGGATGTTCATGAGGTTCGGAATATCATGGAGCGTCGCGGACCTCCCCGAATCCGACAACGTTGTGCGCTTAATCCCCGCATACATCATTTCGGAAGTGGCCGTCATCCCTCTGGGTGCTAAGCTCGCAGACCGCTGGGGAGTCAAACGTGTACTTCTCGTAGGTCCGATAATCTTCATACTGGGCTCCATTCTCTCCATTGTATCCGTCAACGTCGAGATGCTCATAGCGTTCAGATTCCTGCAGGGAATCGGCGGAGGAATCGTGCTGGGGCTCGGATTCACCGCAGTAGGAAGATACTATGGACCGGATGAAAGAGGTAAATGCCATGAGCTCATGACAGCGGCATTCGCCATCGGATCCCTTTTCGCATCCGCCGCAGGATACTTCCTTACAGATAACTTCAATTGGAGGGCTGGATTCATACTCCTCGCCGTGCTGATGCTCATCGGTACCCTGATGGCCTGGAGGCTTCTGCCTGAGGACAATGGATCAGAGACGCCTTTGGACAAAATCAACCTGCTACTTGTCACGATCCTGTTCGGATTGGCGGCTTACTACACACAGTCGGTAGACGTGGATTACAACCTTCTCAGCATCCCGTCATATGTCATGATAGCCGCCATCATCGCGGTCCTGATCATCACATTATGGCATTCCAAGAGGTCCGAGAACCCGGCCATCCCTGTCGGCATCAGCAGCTTCGAGAAGAAACTGATAGTCCTAATGTTCCTGTTCAGTGTGTGCGGACTCGGACTCATCCAGTATTACTTCAAGCTGTATCTGACCTACTTTAACTTTGATATCTACGAGGCAAGCTTCAACTTCGTTCTGCTCATCCTCGGTGCCGGAATACCCTCGCTGCTAGGCTGCAGGATGGTTACCAAGACCGGGGTGAAACCGTGGGTAACAACGGGAGCGATCTTCGTGGCCATCGCTTTGGTGATAACGCATTTCTTCGCCTCTGAGAGCGAATTCTGGTTCGGATTCTCCCTGTTCATGTTCGGATTCGGACTGGGAATGATCGTCACGGAGATCATCATCTCCTTGCAGCGCGTGATTCCCAAGAAGGATATGGGACAGCACACAGGAAACCTGATGGCGGTGCGTATGATCGGAATCATTGCAGGTAATGCGGTGGTCGGTTCGTACATAAACAGCGTCATCCGCGAGAACTACGTGCCCGGGATCATCGACATCTCCACAGCGGACCAGGTCCTGACCGAGATCGCGAAGCATATGTCCGACAACATCACGTACATGGCAGACTCGCTGAACGACGGTTTCATGTTCGTGGTGCTGATCATGGCCGCCATATCGGTAATACTGGCAGTCGTCGCATACTCCTTGAAGAAATACGATCTCGAGAACCGCTCCGAAGAGTGA
- a CDS encoding MATE family efflux transporter has protein sequence MTAEERVSILLGNPRKAIVTLAIPIVISLLVSQINVLADRAWCSGLGDDAMSAIALVMPVYMTIVGLGSGFGVGVSAVISRMIGADNKSKASSSAVQAVIFTIVFGIVMTPILIFGQDGLLSLIGKENILPLACDYMLPYSIFTILIVYNGVVGGILNGQGATQYSMMLMAVQAVVNIVLDPILIYLLDMGLQGAAVATVIATIASAIIGTLLIIGKRTYLPISKQNLRYDGECMRMLMVAGIPQMLEYTVMYFMDAVLNYIVLMAAAGSHALTVYSVPDNLMNLIVIPAIAIGSALVPVASSALGQKDAKRMRESFRFAFTRGILIVVILAAIVELFPEQFLYIFSYSGEMLDNRPEMVDMLRVMCLYIGFFAFTPLCSGYMQAMGHPNRSLIIALWRNAVLITFFYIAIQQPELTAVAWALVFGHIIGAASIFLMTMFTDRQVTRMILNP, from the coding sequence ATGACCGCGGAGGAGAGGGTATCGATACTCCTGGGGAACCCCAGGAAGGCAATCGTCACTTTAGCTATACCAATAGTCATATCTCTGCTGGTCTCGCAGATCAATGTCCTTGCCGACCGTGCTTGGTGCTCCGGGCTCGGTGATGATGCCATGTCCGCAATCGCTCTGGTCATGCCGGTCTATATGACCATAGTCGGACTCGGAAGCGGATTCGGAGTAGGGGTGTCGGCCGTGATCTCCAGGATGATTGGTGCGGACAACAAATCAAAGGCATCCAGCTCAGCGGTCCAGGCAGTGATTTTCACCATCGTGTTCGGAATAGTCATGACACCCATCCTCATATTCGGACAGGATGGACTTCTTTCTTTGATAGGCAAGGAGAACATCCTGCCGCTGGCCTGCGACTACATGCTCCCATACTCGATATTCACAATACTGATCGTCTACAACGGTGTGGTCGGGGGCATACTCAACGGCCAGGGCGCCACCCAGTATTCCATGATGCTCATGGCCGTCCAGGCAGTGGTCAACATTGTCCTGGATCCGATTCTCATCTACCTGTTGGACATGGGGCTTCAGGGTGCTGCGGTGGCCACAGTCATCGCTACAATAGCATCGGCCATCATCGGTACGCTTCTGATAATCGGAAAGAGGACCTATCTGCCTATCTCCAAACAGAATCTCCGTTACGACGGAGAATGCATGCGCATGCTGATGGTCGCAGGAATCCCACAGATGCTGGAGTACACAGTGATGTACTTCATGGACGCCGTCCTGAACTACATCGTGCTCATGGCGGCCGCAGGCTCCCATGCACTCACCGTGTATTCGGTCCCTGACAATCTGATGAACCTGATCGTGATTCCTGCTATAGCGATCGGATCCGCATTGGTCCCCGTGGCATCATCTGCATTGGGACAGAAGGACGCCAAGCGCATGAGGGAATCGTTCAGATTTGCATTTACAAGAGGTATCCTCATTGTGGTGATTCTTGCAGCGATAGTCGAGCTCTTCCCCGAACAGTTCCTCTACATCTTCTCGTATTCCGGCGAGATGCTGGACAACAGACCGGAGATGGTAGATATGCTCAGAGTGATGTGCCTTTACATCGGATTCTTCGCCTTCACTCCCCTGTGCTCGGGCTATATGCAGGCCATGGGTCACCCAAACCGCTCCCTGATAATTGCTCTCTGGAGGAACGCGGTCCTGATAACGTTCTTCTATATCGCCATCCAGCAGCCTGAGCTGACAGCCGTCGCATGGGCCCTGGTGTTCGGACACATAATCGGGGCGGCATCCATATTCCTGATGACTATGTTCACGGACAGACAGGTAACGAGAATGATTCTCAATCCTTGA
- a CDS encoding Na+/H+ antiporter NhaC family protein has product MVASTKTTAITVVAVLAVVIALVAIFPPEIESIYIDDDHNGDSYMLWSLAAPVIAIGLALITRRVYTALFCGIVAGVIIYSQLDIEVAFMALFTGNLDDNIQGLAATLGSLGNIGICAFLIILGAFVFLMRRAGGTAALANWSREKLKTREQSQLMTMLFGCIIFIDDYFNCLTVGTVMKPVTDEYNVSRAKLAYLIDATAAPICIIAPVSSWAAAVSGYIADKGAFETFVSTIPYNFYALLTIVFIIVIVLLKFDYGPMRKYEKNAKERGDLFSDGRADSIEDTDISDHKGTVTDLVVPIVILVVFCVLGMLFTGYLYGGTDFYSMLSNCDATVGLPLGAFFAFMFTLAFYYYRKVIVFDDVWASIPEGFKAMFPAIMILILAWTLKGTIDLMGADLFVADLVQSYGSGVEFIIPFIVFVVGMFLAFATGTSWGTFGILIPICMALFLTDPTMMVISMSACMAGAVFGDHCSPISDTTIMASTGAECDLITHVNTQFPYALTVAAVSAVCFILAGVMQSPWIPLLVGIALIIGVLLVLRVFIRRKEYSELS; this is encoded by the coding sequence ATGGTGGCTTCTACAAAAACGACAGCAATCACAGTAGTTGCCGTCCTGGCTGTAGTAATCGCACTTGTGGCCATTTTCCCACCGGAAATAGAGTCGATCTACATCGATGATGATCACAACGGCGATTCGTATATGCTATGGAGTCTGGCAGCACCTGTTATCGCTATAGGACTTGCATTGATTACAAGAAGAGTGTATACTGCCCTGTTCTGCGGAATAGTTGCAGGAGTGATCATCTATTCCCAGCTGGACATCGAAGTTGCATTCATGGCCCTTTTCACAGGAAACCTGGATGACAACATCCAAGGATTGGCCGCGACTCTCGGCAGTCTCGGAAACATAGGTATCTGTGCCTTCCTGATCATCCTCGGAGCATTCGTGTTCCTGATGAGGAGGGCTGGAGGAACTGCGGCTTTGGCCAACTGGTCCAGGGAGAAACTGAAGACCCGCGAGCAGTCGCAGCTGATGACCATGCTCTTCGGATGCATCATCTTCATTGATGATTACTTCAACTGCCTTACCGTCGGTACTGTGATGAAACCCGTTACCGATGAATACAACGTGTCTCGTGCCAAGCTCGCATACCTCATCGACGCGACAGCGGCACCCATCTGTATCATCGCACCCGTTTCCTCATGGGCCGCAGCCGTTTCAGGATACATCGCGGACAAGGGGGCTTTCGAGACCTTCGTCAGCACAATTCCCTACAACTTCTATGCGCTTCTGACCATCGTTTTCATCATCGTTATCGTCCTGCTGAAGTTCGACTACGGACCGATGAGAAAGTACGAGAAGAATGCGAAGGAGAGAGGAGACCTATTCTCTGACGGACGCGCGGACAGCATAGAGGATACCGATATCAGCGACCACAAGGGAACTGTCACGGACCTTGTCGTCCCAATCGTCATCCTTGTTGTGTTCTGTGTCCTCGGAATGCTCTTCACCGGATACCTGTACGGCGGTACTGACTTCTACAGCATGCTCAGCAACTGTGATGCTACCGTCGGACTCCCGCTCGGAGCATTCTTCGCATTCATGTTCACCCTTGCCTTCTACTACTACAGGAAGGTCATCGTATTCGATGATGTATGGGCATCCATACCTGAGGGATTCAAGGCCATGTTCCCTGCGATCATGATCCTTATCCTTGCTTGGACCCTGAAGGGAACCATTGACCTGATGGGAGCGGATCTGTTCGTCGCAGACCTGGTGCAGAGTTACGGATCCGGTGTCGAATTCATCATCCCGTTCATCGTGTTCGTCGTAGGTATGTTCTTGGCATTCGCTACCGGAACCTCATGGGGAACTTTCGGTATCCTGATCCCAATCTGTATGGCCCTGTTCCTCACCGACCCGACCATGATGGTCATCAGCATGTCCGCATGTATGGCGGGAGCCGTGTTCGGAGACCACTGCTCACCCATTTCCGATACCACCATCATGGCCAGTACCGGTGCTGAATGCGATCTGATCACACACGTGAACACTCAGTTCCCGTATGCTCTGACAGTGGCTGCCGTCTCTGCAGTCTGTTTCATCCTGGCTGGAGTGATGCAGAGTCCCTGGATCCCTCTTCTTGTCGGAATTGCACTGATTATCGGAGTGCTCCTAGTACTCAGGGTATTCATCAGGAGAAAGGAATACAGCGAATTAAGCTGA
- the thrS gene encoding threonine--tRNA ligase yields MKALYNDGSVNECEDELKVIRHTAAHVMAQAVQRIYPGTKLAIGPAIEDGFYYDFDKEGGFVPEDLEKIEAEMKKIVKENLKLETYTMSRQEAIDYLKSKGEIYKVQLVVDLPQDARISFYKQGEFVDLCAGPHALYTKAVKAFKLTSIAGAYWRGDEKNKMLSRIYGTAWESKESLEKYLTMLEEAKKRDHRKLGKELGLFAIMEEGQGFPFYLPKGMILRNTLIEYWRELHTRENYHEISTPMILDQQLWLRSGHWDHYKENMYTTVIDDQIHCIKPMNCPGCILVYKNENHSYKELPLRMGELGTVHRHERSGTLHGLFRVRCFTQDDAHIFMTPEQIPQEIAGVVRLVDEVYSKFGFNYHIELSTRPENSMGTDEEWEMATNGLKQALDSLGREYAIHEGDGAFYGPKIDFHVEDSLGRTWQCGTIQLDFQLPQRFDLNYIGADGEKHRPIMIHRVIYGSIDRFMGILIEHYGGKFPTWLAPVQVRVLSVSEKSFDYAEQVYNKLKAAGIRAKLDNRGEKIGYKIREAQLQKVPYMLVLGETEVQDGTVVTVRKRDGGDQGTVKLDDFIADVQKEINDRV; encoded by the coding sequence ATGAAAGCTTTGTACAACGACGGCAGCGTCAATGAGTGCGAAGATGAGCTTAAGGTCATCAGGCACACCGCTGCCCACGTGATGGCTCAGGCTGTCCAGAGGATCTACCCCGGGACCAAGCTCGCCATCGGACCAGCGATTGAAGACGGATTCTACTACGATTTCGACAAGGAAGGCGGTTTCGTTCCCGAGGACCTTGAGAAGATCGAAGCAGAGATGAAGAAGATAGTCAAGGAGAACCTGAAGCTCGAGACCTACACGATGTCCAGACAGGAGGCCATCGACTATCTGAAATCGAAAGGAGAGATCTACAAGGTGCAGCTGGTGGTCGATCTGCCCCAGGATGCCAGGATCAGCTTCTACAAGCAGGGAGAATTCGTAGACCTGTGTGCGGGACCGCACGCACTTTACACCAAAGCGGTCAAAGCGTTCAAGCTCACATCCATTGCGGGAGCCTACTGGAGAGGGGACGAAAAGAACAAGATGCTCTCCCGTATCTACGGAACCGCATGGGAATCCAAAGAATCCCTGGAGAAGTACCTCACCATGCTCGAGGAGGCCAAGAAGAGGGACCACAGGAAGCTCGGAAAGGAACTCGGACTCTTCGCCATCATGGAGGAGGGACAGGGATTCCCGTTCTACCTCCCGAAGGGAATGATTCTCAGGAACACCCTCATCGAATACTGGAGGGAGCTCCACACCAGGGAAAACTACCATGAGATCTCCACCCCCATGATCCTCGACCAGCAGCTCTGGCTGAGGTCCGGTCACTGGGACCACTACAAGGAGAACATGTACACCACCGTCATCGACGACCAGATCCACTGCATCAAGCCGATGAACTGTCCTGGATGCATCCTCGTTTACAAGAACGAGAACCACTCGTACAAGGAGCTGCCCCTCAGGATGGGAGAGCTCGGTACCGTCCACAGGCACGAGAGGTCCGGAACCCTGCACGGTCTGTTCAGGGTAAGGTGCTTCACCCAGGACGATGCCCATATATTCATGACCCCCGAGCAGATCCCCCAGGAGATCGCCGGAGTCGTCAGGCTCGTCGACGAGGTCTACAGCAAATTCGGTTTCAACTACCACATCGAACTCTCCACCAGGCCCGAGAACTCCATGGGAACCGACGAGGAGTGGGAGATGGCCACCAACGGTCTCAAGCAGGCTCTGGATTCCCTCGGAAGAGAATATGCTATCCACGAGGGTGACGGAGCATTCTACGGACCCAAGATCGACTTCCACGTGGAGGACTCTCTTGGAAGGACCTGGCAGTGCGGAACCATCCAGCTGGACTTCCAGCTCCCGCAGAGGTTCGATCTCAACTACATCGGTGCCGACGGAGAGAAGCACAGGCCGATCATGATCCACCGTGTCATCTACGGATCCATCGACAGGTTCATGGGAATCCTCATCGAGCACTACGGAGGAAAGTTCCCCACCTGGCTCGCACCCGTGCAGGTCAGAGTGCTGTCCGTTTCGGAGAAATCCTTCGATTATGCCGAGCAGGTCTACAACAAGCTCAAGGCCGCCGGCATCAGGGCAAAGCTGGACAACAGGGGTGAGAAGATCGGATACAAGATCCGTGAGGCTCAGCTGCAGAAGGTCCCGTACATGCTGGTCCTCGGAGAGACTGAGGTCCAGGATGGTACCGTCGTAACCGTCAGGAAAAGGGATGGCGGAGACCAGGGAACCGTCAAGCTGGACGACTTCATCGCTGACGTCCAGAAAGAGATCAACGACAGAGTCTGA
- a CDS encoding ABC transporter ATP-binding protein, translating into MAGFVALQVWMDLEIPGYMTKITVLLNNGSPPEAIFEEGLGMILCSIGSVICSISAGGVAAYVASEYAKILRKEQFKKVQSFSPEEMSRFNIYSLITRSTNDVTQVQNAVARTSQLIVKVPVMVYIALTKVATGSWEWTEVTAIGIAAIIIVQSFMLFYVIPRYRKVQWFTDDMNRTVREGMSGVRVIRAFNAEEYQNKKADDANDALTENNLYASRLLAFTRPFNGVVQNILTVMIYLLGAGIIMAAATEEDALAVFSNMVVFSSYILYVVSSFILLAHVAMGLPRALVSARRINDVISTDITVVNGSRTQSEDTDVCISFRNVSFAYPDSSGDTLTDISFDVKRGETVAVIGQTGSGKTSLVNLIPRLFDTTGGSVYVDGVDVREYDLDALRSKIGYATQKPMLFSGTAGFNIGYGCKDVTDEQMMEAARAACIDSYLDSNEGLDTVIEQLGANLSGGQKQRISIARAVCKKPEIYIFDDTFSALDFKTDLKVRSNLKRITDKATTVIVSQRISTIADADRIIVISDGRIVGSGRHDELMRDCDIYKEMAKIQEFGEEGQ; encoded by the coding sequence ATGGCAGGATTCGTAGCATTGCAGGTGTGGATGGATCTGGAGATCCCCGGATATATGACGAAGATCACCGTCCTGCTCAACAACGGCAGCCCTCCGGAAGCTATTTTCGAAGAGGGGTTGGGCATGATCCTCTGCTCCATCGGCAGTGTGATCTGCTCGATAAGTGCTGGAGGGGTTGCCGCATATGTTGCATCCGAATATGCGAAGATTCTTCGCAAGGAGCAGTTCAAGAAAGTCCAGTCGTTTTCCCCTGAGGAGATGAGCAGGTTCAACATCTACAGTCTGATCACCCGTTCTACCAATGATGTGACCCAAGTTCAGAACGCCGTTGCGAGGACCTCTCAGCTCATCGTGAAGGTTCCCGTGATGGTCTACATAGCGCTCACGAAGGTGGCCACAGGCAGCTGGGAATGGACCGAGGTCACTGCAATAGGTATCGCTGCGATCATCATCGTCCAGTCCTTCATGCTGTTCTATGTGATCCCCAGATACAGGAAGGTACAGTGGTTCACCGATGACATGAACCGTACCGTCCGCGAGGGGATGTCCGGAGTAAGGGTCATCCGTGCATTCAATGCAGAGGAGTATCAGAACAAGAAGGCCGACGATGCCAATGACGCACTGACCGAGAACAACCTCTATGCCTCTCGTCTGCTGGCCTTCACACGTCCGTTCAACGGGGTGGTCCAGAACATCCTCACTGTCATGATCTATCTCTTGGGAGCCGGTATCATCATGGCTGCGGCGACCGAGGAGGATGCTCTCGCGGTGTTCTCCAACATGGTCGTGTTCTCATCGTACATCCTGTATGTGGTATCGTCCTTCATCCTGCTAGCCCATGTGGCCATGGGATTGCCCAGGGCACTGGTTTCAGCCCGCCGTATCAATGATGTCATCAGTACAGACATCACCGTCGTCAACGGGAGCAGGACACAATCGGAGGACACGGATGTATGCATCTCCTTCAGGAATGTCTCCTTCGCATACCCTGACAGTTCCGGGGATACGCTGACCGACATCTCATTCGACGTGAAGCGCGGAGAGACTGTGGCGGTAATCGGGCAGACAGGTTCTGGAAAGACATCATTGGTCAATCTGATTCCGCGTCTATTCGACACAACAGGAGGTTCGGTCTATGTGGATGGAGTCGATGTAAGGGAATACGATCTTGATGCATTGCGTTCCAAGATAGGTTATGCGACTCAGAAGCCGATGCTGTTCTCAGGTACAGCCGGATTCAATATAGGCTATGGATGCAAGGATGTCACCGATGAACAGATGATGGAGGCAGCACGTGCAGCGTGCATAGACAGCTATCTCGATTCCAATGAGGGGCTGGACACCGTCATAGAGCAATTGGGTGCGAATCTGTCAGGAGGACAGAAGCAGCGTATCTCCATCGCCCGTGCGGTGTGCAAGAAACCAGAGATCTACATCTTCGACGATACCTTCTCTGCTCTGGATTTCAAGACGGATCTGAAGGTGCGCAGCAATCTGAAGAGGATCACGGATAAGGCCACCACGGTCATCGTATCGCAGAGGATAAGCACCATCGCTGATGCCGACAGGATCATAGTGATCTCCGACGGAAGGATAGTCGGGTCCGGCAGGCATGATGAGCTGATGAGGGATTGCGACATCTACAAGGAGATGGCGAAGATCCAAGAGTTCGGAGAGGAGGGGCAATGA
- a CDS encoding ABC transporter ATP-binding protein — protein MSMSGTPGMGSSKKPDNFKEAWINIFHYIKRYRLLFILTAVCSAIASGLALFGPYLLSEMTDLIHDGLTSEMDIDEIWRIGYILIGIYAVSGLLTFFENYMMATVSQRCAQMLRRDISRKMNSIPLYYFDRSSKGDVMSRVTNDVDTLGMSLNQCIGSLVTAITTLVISFILMAILDIPLTLLSVVIAVAGFIIIKSIAKRTQKYFRSQQKSLGAMNGLVEEQYTGHTVVSIYAGQKEAMERFDRINEELGRTAFRSQFLGGISSHLSGLISNIGYVLICVSGAMLYMDGIISFGVIVAFMIYVKLFTGAFSQISGAIVSMQSVAAAAERVFIFLGYEEMSKEEETVDMDRAKGEVEFRDVCFGYSPDKEIIHDLSLKVEPGQKIAIVGQTGAGKTTMINLLMRFYEVDSGDILIDGISVRDLTRQQVRNLFGMVLQETWMFEGTLRENIVFNRTDVKDEDLDRVCEAVGLHHFISSLPNGYDTKISDNDSMSVGQRQQIAIARAMIDNPSMIILDEATSSVDPLTERLIKQATDRMMVGRTSFIIAHRLSTIIDADLILVMKDGSIVQTGTHEELVASEGTYRELYYSQFDIEDE, from the coding sequence ATGAGCATGTCAGGCACCCCGGGTATGGGCTCATCCAAGAAGCCCGATAACTTCAAGGAAGCTTGGATCAACATATTCCATTACATCAAGCGCTACCGCTTGCTGTTCATATTGACGGCGGTATGTTCCGCTATAGCATCGGGTCTGGCGCTGTTCGGCCCATATCTCCTCAGCGAGATGACTGACCTAATCCATGATGGTCTGACATCCGAGATGGATATCGATGAGATCTGGAGGATCGGTTACATCCTCATAGGGATTTACGCGGTCAGCGGATTGCTGACGTTCTTCGAGAACTATATGATGGCGACCGTCTCGCAGAGATGCGCACAGATGCTCCGCAGGGACATATCGAGGAAGATGAACAGCATCCCGCTGTATTACTTCGACAGGTCCTCCAAAGGGGATGTGATGAGCCGTGTCACCAATGATGTGGATACTCTTGGGATGTCCCTCAATCAGTGCATAGGTTCTCTGGTCACGGCAATCACCACGCTCGTGATATCGTTCATCCTTATGGCGATACTCGACATCCCCCTGACCCTGCTGTCGGTGGTGATAGCGGTTGCCGGATTCATAATAATCAAATCCATCGCGAAGCGCACCCAGAAGTACTTCAGGTCCCAGCAGAAGAGCCTCGGTGCGATGAACGGTCTCGTCGAGGAGCAGTACACCGGGCACACAGTAGTTTCCATCTATGCAGGACAGAAGGAAGCTATGGAAAGGTTCGACAGGATCAATGAGGAATTGGGCCGTACGGCTTTCAGGTCTCAGTTCCTCGGAGGCATATCAAGTCACCTGAGCGGGCTCATAAGCAACATCGGATACGTTCTGATATGCGTGTCCGGTGCCATGCTCTATATGGACGGCATCATCTCGTTCGGGGTCATCGTCGCGTTCATGATCTATGTCAAGCTGTTCACCGGTGCCTTCAGTCAGATATCGGGAGCGATTGTGAGCATGCAATCCGTTGCAGCCGCAGCTGAACGCGTGTTCATATTCCTCGGATACGAAGAGATGTCCAAGGAGGAAGAGACGGTCGACATGGATCGCGCCAAGGGCGAAGTGGAATTCAGGGACGTCTGCTTCGGCTATTCTCCAGACAAGGAGATCATCCATGACCTATCCTTGAAGGTGGAACCCGGTCAGAAGATCGCCATAGTCGGGCAGACGGGTGCCGGTAAGACCACCATGATCAACCTGCTTATGAGGTTCTACGAAGTGGATTCCGGAGACATACTCATCGACGGCATCTCGGTGAGGGACCTCACCCGTCAGCAGGTACGCAACCTGTTCGGTATGGTGCTCCAGGAGACATGGATGTTCGAGGGCACGCTGAGAGAGAACATAGTCTTCAACAGGACCGACGTGAAGGACGAGGATCTCGACAGGGTATGTGAAGCGGTAGGGCTGCATCATTTCATATCGTCGCTGCCCAACGGATATGATACGAAGATAAGCGACAACGATTCGATGTCCGTCGGCCAGAGGCAGCAGATCGCTATCGCCAGAGCGATGATCGACAACCCATCCATGATAATCTTGGATGAGGCGACAAGCTCTGTGGATCCACTCACTGAAAGGTTGATCAAGCAGGCAACCGACCGCATGATGGTAGGCCGCACCTCGTTCATAATCGCCCATAGGCTTTCCACCATAATCGACGCGGACCTTATCCTGGTCATGAAGGACGGAAGCATAGTCCAGACAGGAACCCATGAAGAGCTAGTGGCCAGTGAAGGTACATACAGGGAATTATACTACAGTCAGTTCGATATCGAGGACGAATGA
- a CDS encoding NfeD family protein: MDPFTISCILLVVGALFLIYEAFAPGGFLVIPGIVLLVLGAIGLFWPDVLMSIWAPIIALIVAVPVTILTLKFYQHLAKPEPPTTTVAESLVGRSGTVVVPTESGNMKGKVKIGGDLWSATSDEPLEEGAEVTVESSEGVHVHVRRK; this comes from the coding sequence ATGGACCCTTTCACGATATCCTGTATACTCCTCGTCGTAGGTGCATTATTCCTCATCTACGAGGCATTCGCACCCGGAGGATTTCTGGTAATCCCTGGCATCGTCCTGCTAGTACTGGGGGCAATTGGACTCTTTTGGCCCGACGTCCTCATGAGCATATGGGCACCGATAATCGCATTGATAGTCGCAGTACCTGTGACGATACTGACGCTCAAATTCTATCAGCATCTGGCGAAACCGGAGCCGCCGACAACTACTGTCGCGGAATCATTGGTCGGTAGGAGCGGAACGGTCGTCGTTCCTACTGAATCCGGGAATATGAAAGGCAAGGTCAAGATCGGCGGAGATCTGTGGTCCGCCACCTCCGACGAACCCCTCGAAGAGGGCGCAGAGGTAACAGTCGAGAGCAGTGAGGGCGTTCACGTCCATGTCCGCAGGAAATGA